The genomic segment TTTAAAACTAAAAGTGACTTTGCAACAGCGGAAGGAAATAATGCTGCTTGGATTTGTATTTGCGGAGAACTTTTAGTAGGAAGAAGTTATTTTCAATTCGGAGATACTTGCTATACCAAATGTCCTAACTGCCAAAGACGTTATAGAGTAAACCCAGATTCAAAAAAGAAGGCATTCGATGTTGTTGAATTCTAGCCTTCTCATTATTTACTGCGTATAACAGCGACTTAACGCTTCGCTTCGGGACTAGCCCTCGCTCGGTCTACGACACATTCCCCTTCTGTCACTCGCTCGCACACGCAAGCTACGTGCCAGTCCCTAACGTCCCTCCAGGACTCAGGGTCGGGGAACGTCGTTAAGTCTAGTTCGTTATGCGTAATTTTTTAAAAAATAAATACTATGGCACATAAAATCTACACTGGCAGATTGACAAACGATATAAGAAATCTAATCCAAACTTCAAATGAAATTGAAAAAATTAGACATTTAGGATTAAGAGGTGGATTCAGAGAAACAAGTCTAGGTAAAATTTTCAAAAATTATCTACCAATTGGATATGAACTCGGAAGCGGAGAAGTAATTGACTCAGAAAATAATACTTCCAGAGAAACTGATTTACTAATTTATAATAAAAGCTTAATTCCCCCTATTTTGTTTAGTATCGATGAAGGATGCTTTCCTATTGAAAGTTGTCACTATATATTTGAAATTAAATCCACTTCGAATGCAAATGAAATTCAAACAAGCATACAAAAATTTAATGAAATTAGAAATCTAAAATATACCCCAAATAACAAAAAAACACAACCAATTTGCGTATATTTTGCTTACGCAACAGATATTACAGAAATCAGCGAATTAGAAAGATATTCAAGATATGATAAAAATTTTTGGACTAACCCTGTTATTGATGTAATCTGTATCATTGGAAAAGGATATTGGTATTGCCAAAGAGATCAAAACCAACAAAGAATAATTTGGTATTTCAACAAAAGTGAAAAAGACAATTATGAAGTTGGACTTTTTCTATCCGGGATAATAAACACATTAAGTTCTGTTAATCAATTTGGTTACTATACAATAGACAACGATATCAAAAGGGAAATTGCAGCTTATATTGATATAAAAAAAGAATTAATCATTACATTTGATAAAATTAAATTTTTAAATTCCGGTCTATACCATATTCAAAATGGAAATTTTACTTGTGGATTTGTTACCCTATCAAAAGCAATTGAAACGAAGGAAAAATATTCAGCTTTTCTTTTGGATGAAGGATATTCCCTTTTTAACAAAAAACTATATAAAGAAGCCTTACTCTGGATATTGGAAGCCATATCGAATGAAGATACATATCAAAATAGTTATTTAATTTATCATAGAATAGGACTTTGCTACGACAATTTAGGGGATGTAGAGAATGCAATTTATTCATTCGAATTAGCATTAAAAATAAATCCCGGCGATACAAATATTAAATATTGTTTGGGCTATTGTATTTTCAAAATATCAAACCAAGATACTGCATTACTAGAAGAATCATTAAATTTAATGAATAGCATATTGGATTTCAACCCATATGATGAAGAAGCCTTAAGAATAAGATTTATGATCAAAGTTCAATTAAACGACCAATATGGTGCTAAAATAGATATTTTAAAAGCAATTTCGATTAATCCCAATAATTACGAATACTTCAAAAGTCTACAAATCGTAGAACATAACATTCGAATAATAGAAGGCTTGCCCTCCGGTGAATCGTTAAT from the Leptospira perdikensis genome contains:
- a CDS encoding DUF6602 domain-containing protein, whose protein sequence is MAHKIYTGRLTNDIRNLIQTSNEIEKIRHLGLRGGFRETSLGKIFKNYLPIGYELGSGEVIDSENNTSRETDLLIYNKSLIPPILFSIDEGCFPIESCHYIFEIKSTSNANEIQTSIQKFNEIRNLKYTPNNKKTQPICVYFAYATDITEISELERYSRYDKNFWTNPVIDVICIIGKGYWYCQRDQNQQRIIWYFNKSEKDNYEVGLFLSGIINTLSSVNQFGYYTIDNDIKREIAAYIDIKKELIITFDKIKFLNSGLYHIQNGNFTCGFVTLSKAIETKEKYSAFLLDEGYSLFNKKLYKEALLWILEAISNEDTYQNSYLIYHRIGLCYDNLGDVENAIYSFELALKINPGDTNIKYCLGYCIFKISNQDTALLEESLNLMNSILDFNPYDEEALRIRFMIKVQLNDQYGAKIDILKAISINPNNYEYFKSLQIVEHNIRIIEGLPSGESLIKLTKFL